In Paenibacillus durus, the DNA window GCGCCAAGCAACAGAAACACCGCTTCCACAATTATACTGACGGTGGAGCCGTGAAATAGAAACATCGACATCAGCGCAAGCAGTACGAGCATCGATCCAAGCAAAATATTCATGACCGCCCGCTTCAGTCCCCGTTCTTCGGAGCTTTCGGCGCGGCGGGATGCGGCGCTGTAATAAGCGGCGCCGAGAACGGAGAGGGTCAGCAGGAGAAACAGCAGATATTTGATAAACAGAATCATGTGCGCCTCCTTGCACTCTTCGTCTGCCGCCCGGGATGCAGCTGCCTGAAAGACGGCGGTAAAGCGGTTTCTTAGTATATTGTAGCACGGTTTCAGGAGCCTGCCCATGCGTTTCCCGAAGATCAGAGCTGCTTGCCCGGCACGATCTCGATCCAAATCTGCAGGACGCCTTCCATGACAAGCATTGTCCGGATGCGGACCGCATATTCCTTGTCGCGCACGAGGTACACCTTGCCGCTGAGCAGTAGACGGGCCATTTTACTATCCTCGTCGATCTCGAAGACGCTGCGTCCCCGCATCGGCGCGAGGTCGTCGCCCATTTTGCGGACAATGTCTTTTACGGTTGCCGAATCCAGCTCATTCGCGCTTCCCTGTGATCCGCCGTCCTCAGTCCGGATTTTGATTTCCTTGATGACCGTCGAGCTGTTTTTGTATTTTTTCAGAGTCAGAATATCCCTCTTATTCTGTTCCAGCTGCACGCGCAGATCCTGATTGTCCAGCCACAGCGTATTGAAGCCGAGGTGAAAAATCGCATTGTACACCGCGCTGCCGACGATCATCCCCAGCACAAAAATGGCCGACATCCGGGAGAACCGGCGAAACTGCTGAAAGGGCGGAACCCTCATGGCCTTACCCCCTGCCGCATACCCATTTGACCAGCTCGCTGCCCATATGCGCCCCAAGGAAAGCGAAGACCAGATATAATATCTGCTTAATGGCCGGAGACAGATTGCCGTCCAGCATATTGCTCTCGATGACCCGCATCGGATCGATGGTGCCGCCGACGGCGGCGGCCAGCGCCCAGATTTTGATCCGGTCAGCCACATCCAGCATTGTCTGCGTCGGCGGCTGGATCGATACGACCGCCCCGATGCCGCCCAGCATGGCGCCGCCCAGCACGATGCCGAAGGCGATAAAGAAATCGAGGACAGCCTTGCTTAAAAATACGTTCATATAGTCCTCCTTTGCCGGGACGCGGCCCATCTCAAGCGCTTTTCGCCTGTCCCTGTACTCTCCCTTCATTCTATGGGCCTTTCTCCCTTCAATATGATAAAATAGTTGTATTACTGGACAATTTGTCCGAGGCGGGAAAGGAAGTGGGATCATGAGTCCTTTCGTGCATCTGCATGTGCACAGCGAATACAGTTTATTGGACGGGGCGGCGCGCATTGCCGATCTGGTGCGCCGGGCCGGCGAACACGGCATGAAGTCGCTGGCGCTGACCGATCACGGAGTGATGTACGGGGTGATCCCTTTTTATAAAGCGTGCAAGGAGAACGGCATCAAGCCGATCATCGGCTGTGAGGCTTACCTGACAGCAGGATCGCGCCGCGAGCGCGGCAGCCGCAAGGATCAGCCGATCTACCACCTTATTCTGCTCGCGAGGAACGAAGAAGGATACCGCAATCTGATGAGACTCGTCTCCATCGGCCAGCTGGAAGGCTATCACTATAAGCCAAGAATCGACATGGAAGCCCTTGCCGCGCACGCGGAGGGCCTTATTTGTCTAAGCTCCTGCCTTGGAGGAGAGGTGCCCCAGCATCTGCTTCACGGACGGGACGGGGAGGCGAAGAAGGCGGCGCTGCGGTACAAAGAGATTTTCGGCGAATATTTCTATCTGGAGCTGCAGGATCACGGAATGCCCGAACAAAAAAGAGTGAATCCGAAGCTGATTGCTCTGGCCGAAGAGACGGGCATCCCCCTGGTCGTCACCAATGACGTGCATTACCTGTCTAGGGAGGATTCCGAGGTCCAGGATGTACTGATCTGCATTGGCACGGGCAAGACGGTGGATGATGAAGAACGGCTGCGAATCGGCACGGATCAGCTCTATTTAAAGAGCGGCGAGGAAATGGCCGCGCTGTTTCCGCATGTACCGGAGGCGATAGCCAATACCGCTGTTATCGCTGACCAATGCAATCTGGAGCTGGAATTTGGCAAGCACATACTGCCCGCCTACTCTCCGCTGCCCGAAGGACTGGATGCCGCCGCCTATTTGCGCCGACTGTGCGAAGCGGGCCTGCAGGAACGCTATAAAGACACTCCCCGGTGGGAATCGGAGGAGGGCCGGAAGCTTGCGGAGGAGCGGCTGGCCTATGAGCTTGGTGTTATTGAGACGATGGGCTTCTCCGATTATTTTCTGATCGTCTGGGATTTTATCGCCTTTTGCCACAGGCAGGACATTGCGACAGGGCCGGGAAGAGGCTCGTCCGCAGGCAGCCTCACCGCCTACTGCCTGCGGATTACCGACGTCGATCCGCTGAAGTACAACCTGCTGTTCGAGCGCTTTCTGAATCCCGAGCGGATCACGATGCCCGATATCGACATTGATTTCAGCGACGAGCGGCGCGACGAGGTCATATCCTATGTGGCGGATAAATACGGCGAAGAGCATGTCGCCCAGATTATTACGTTCGGAACTCTGGCGGCGCGGGCTGCAGTGCGCGATGTGGGACGGGCGCTGAACCTGCCCTACGGGGAAGTGGACAAAGCGGCGAAGCTGATCCCCGGGACACTCGGCATCAGCATCGCTAGGGCGCTGGAGAGCAGCCCGGATCTCAAGGCGCTGTACCAGGGCAATCCAAAGACCCGGGATTTGCTGGACATGGCGATGAAGGTGGAAGGCATGCCAAGGCATGCCTCGACGCACGCCGCCGGGGTCGTCATATCCCGGGGGCCGCTTACTGATGCCGTTCCGCTGCAGGAGGGCAATGAAGGGGCGGCCTTAACCCAGTATTCGATGGAGCATTTGGAGAGCATCGGGCTGCTGAAGATGGACTTTCTTGGCCTTAGAACGCTGTCCATTATCGAGCGGTGCATGAACTGGATCGGACAGATGACCGGCAGCGCGCCGGATTTCCGGGAGATTCCCGATGATGACGAAGCGACTTATGCGATGCTGGGCCACGGCGAGACGACGGGCGTGTTCCAATTGGAGTCGGCGGGCATTCGCCGGGTGCTTAAGGATCTGAAGCCGACCGTGTTCGAGGATATCATTTCGGTGCTGGCGCTGTACCGGCCGGGTCCGATGGAATTTATTCCGAAATATATTCAAGGCAAGCACGGGCTTGCCGAAGTGGAATATCCGCATCCCGATCTGATCCCGATCCTGTCCGATACCTACGGTATCATCGTCTATCAGGAGCAGATCATGCAGATCGCATCGGGGATGGCCGGATTTTCGCTTGGCGAAGCGGATCTGCTGCGCAGAGCCGTATCCAAGAAGAAGCGCGAGACGCTGGACCGCGAGCGCGGCCATTTTGTAAGGGGAAGCCTGAAGCATGGCTACGGGGAAGCCGACGCGAATGCGGTCTACGACATGATCGTGCGCTTTGCCGATTACGGCTTCCCCCGCGCCCATGCCGCGGCTTACGGCGTGCTGGCCTTCCAGACGGCTTACCTCAAGGCCCATTATCCAGTGCAGTTTATGGCTTCCATGCTGACGGCGGTGACGGGCGTTCACCGCAAGGTGGCGGAGTACGTGCTGGAATGCCGGCGCATGGGCATCGGCGTGCTGCCGCCGGATGTGAATGACAGCGGCGTTCTGTTCACGCCGGTGGACGGCGGCAGCGGCGCGGGCGGACATATCCGCTTCGGGCTGGCGGCGATCAAGAATGTCGGCACGCTGGCCGTTGAGAGTATACTCGAAGCCCGGAAGGAGCGGCCCTTTGACAGCCTGCTCGATTTCTGCCGCCGCGTTGACCTCAGAGTCTGCAACAAGCGCGTCGTGGAATCGCTGATCCAGGCGGGGGCTTTTGACGGCCTGCCCGGGCACCGGGCGCAGCTGCTGGCCATGCTGGACGAGACGGTGGACGCGGCCGCCAAATGGCGCAAGGAGCGTGAGGAGCTGCAAATTCAGCTATTCGACGACCTTGTCGAAATGCCGAACTGGGATATCCGGTATCCCGATATTCCGAAGTTTACAGCGGGACAGCAGCTGGAGCTGGAGCGCGAACTGCTCGGCCTGTATCTGTCGGGCCACCCGCTCGACGACTTCGCGGAGCTGCTGGAAGAACCGGGGATTTCGCGGCTGATGGATCTCGGCGAAGCTCCCGATGAGAGCGTGACGGTTACGGCGGGAATGGTCGTATCCGTCAAGGAAATTATGACAAAGGCCGGCAAGGCGATGGCCTTTGTCGAATGGGAAGACCAGATCGAGCGCTGCGAGGTCGTGCTGTTCCCCGAGGTGTGGAAGCGCAGCCGGGCGCTTGTCGCCAAGGGCGCGCTGCTTGCTCTGCGCGCCAAGGTGCAGCAGCAGGACGAAGGCTTCAAGCTGCTGGCCGACGAGGTGGCGCAGCTGTCGCCGGAGACGCTGCGCGGCCTGCTGCAGCGGCGCGCGGCTATGGCTGCGCGGCCGCAAGGGCACGGCCGGGCCGCACCGGCCGGCCCAGGCGCGGCTGCTGCGCCTGCCGTGGCCCACGGCCTGGCCGCAGGCCGCAGCCGCTCCGCCGGGCCGCAGGGCGGCCCGCAGGCTCCCGCACGGGCTGCGCGCCCGGCGGCGGCGCAGCCGGCGGACAGACCCGCCGGCCAGCGCGCCTACATCAAAATCACAGCCGCCTCGGAGGCCGGCGGCCTGCTGCCGCAGCTGAAAGAGCTGCTGCAGCGCCATCCCGGAGCGGTTCCTACGCTCCTGTTCTACGAGCGGGAGCAGAAGCTGATCGCGCTAAGCGACAGCTTTCGGATTAAACCGTCGCCGGAGCTGTTCGGTCTTGTCGAATCGGTCCTAGGACCAGGAACAATAAGAATAAAATAAGAACGTTTTGCCACTTTTTCGCATACATTAGGGAACCACAGGCTTCACTTGCGGAAAGGGGAATGATGATGTCCTATGAGCTGGCGGTGGATTTATTGGAGCGAAGAGGCGTTTCCATCGATTCGATTGCCGAGATTGTATACAAGCTGCAATCATCCTATTATCCGAATTTAAGCGGGGATGAGTGCATAGCGAGCGTCAAGGCCGTCCTGGGCAAAAGAGAGGTGCAATACACCTTGATGACGGGCATCACGCTGGATGAGCTGGCGGAGAAGAAGCAGCTGCCGCAGCCGTTTCAGGCGATTATGGAAGCCGATGAGTCGCTTTACGGGGCGGACGAGACATTGGCGCTTGGCATTACAGGCGTTTATGGTATGATCGGTCTGACAGGATTCGGTTATCTGGACAAAATCAAACTGGGCGTCATCGGAGTCCTGAACGAGCGGAAGGACGGAATTCATGTCTTTCTGGACGATCTGGTCGCAGGCATAGCCGCTGCGGCTTCGGCAAGAATCGCACATCGGCATGAGGGGGCGAAGGTGTATCCCGCCCGCGTAAATCCGGCGGAAATTGAGCCGTAAAGCATAAATCCGGCGCGGTCTTTCCCGCGTTCCCCTCCTTCCTCTTTTGTTGCAGTAAAAAAGAAAACTATGTTATCATGGTTCCATTATACGGGATACGGCTTTGGAATCGAGATGGGGAGGCCTCGTCAGGACATGTGGACGGTAATTTATATTGCGCCTACCGCCAAAGTGGCGGACATGATTAAGAGCAAGTTGACAGAAGAGGGATTTCTGGTAAAATGCCGTCCTGTCAATATGTCCAAGCAGCAGTTTGAGATTCTGGTTCCTTCCGGCGAGCTTGATGAAGTGCAGGAAGTGCTTAACCTGATTCTGCATCCCTAGATCGGCATCATTAGAGCAGTCATTAAAGTGTAGATGCTGCCTAAGCAAATAAACGGCTGAAGAGGTGCAACCTTGTTCAAAGATTTGTTTCAGAAAAAACGGAAATATGCGACAGTTCCTTCGCAGCGTCTGGAGCAAGCGAACATACCGGCGGAAGGGGAGCGGCCCAAGCGGGAAATTCCCGAAGGGCTGATGAGCAAGTGTCCCAAATGCGGTTCGATCCAGTACAGCAAAGAACTGGAGAAGAATCTCAAGGTATGTACGGCCTGCGGCCATCATATGCGGCTGAACGCTCCCGAAAGGATCGCCATAACGCTTGACCCGGGCAGCTTTATCGAGTTCGACGCGGGGATGGTATCTGTGGACCCGCTTCAATTCCCGGGGTACAGCACGAAGCTTGAGCAGCAGAAGCTGAAATCGGGCCAGCTTGACGCCGTTATTACGGGACAGGGAAGCATCGGCGGCCATCCGGTTATTGTGGCGGTCATGAATTTTGAATTTTTTACGGGCAGCATGGGCTCGGTGGTAGGGGAGAAAATTACCCGCGCCGTCGAGGAAGCGACTGAAAGAAGGCTGCCGATGATTATATTCTCGACTTCCGGCGGAGCCCGGATGCAGGAGAGCATCCTGAGCCTGATGCAAATGGCGAAGACCAGCGCGGCGCTGGCGCGTTTTGGCGAGTCCGGAGGATTATACATATCCGTTATCACGGACCCGACGACGGGCGGCGTGTCCGCGAGCTTTGCGACGCTTGGCGATATCAACATCGCTGAGCCGGGAGCCGTATTCGGTTTTGCGGGCCGCATTGTAATCGAACAGACGATCCGCCAGAAGCTGCCGGATGACTTCCAGACGGCGGAGTTCAATTTACAGCACGGCCAGCTCGATCTGGTGGTGCACCGAAAGGAAATGCGCTCTATGCTTAGCAAAATTTTGGAGCTGCATGACGTGAAGGGGGGATTTTAGAAATGGCGGGGGACTTGCCTTTTGAAAAACCTCTCGTTGATATGCGTAAGAAAATTACGGAGCTAAAGCAGTTTGGGCATGAAAAAGATATTGATTTCAGCGACGAAATCGCCCGGCTGGAGGAGCGCTACAAGGTGCTGGAGGAGGAGATATACTCTAATATCACACCTTCGCAGAAAATGCATCTTGCCAGGCACCATGGCCGTCCGACCTCGCTGGATCTGATCGGGCTTATCTTTACCGATTTTATCGAGCTGCACGGCGACCGGCTGTTCGGCGACGACCTTGCGGTCGTCGGGGGTATCGCGAAGCTGGAGGGAATACCGGTCACTGTGATTGGACAGCAGCGCGGCAAGGATACGAAGGACAACATCGCCAGATTTTTCGGCAGTGCGCATCCCGAAGGCTTCCGCAAGGCGCTTCGGCTGATGCAGCAGGCGGACAAGTTCCGGCGTCCGATCATTACGTTTATTGATACGAAGGGCGCTTATCCCGGCAACACTGCGGAGGAACGGGGCCAATCGGAGGCGATTGCCCGCAATCTGCGTGAAATGTCCGGACTTGGCGTGCCTGTCGTCTGCGTCGTTATCGGTGAAGGCGGCAGCGGCGGGGCGCTGGCGATGGCCGTAGGCAACCGCGTGCTGATGCTGGAGCATGCCATTTACTCCGTCATTTCACCTAACGGCGCCGCGTCGATATTGTGGAAGGACGCCGCGAAGGCAGACCAGGCGGCGGAAGCAATGAAGATTACCGCCGACGATTTGCTAGCGATGGAAGTCATCGAGGAGATGATCCCCGAGCCCAAGGGCGGCGCGCACCGCGATTACGGGACTACCGCAGCGTCCATTAAGGATGCCCTCATTCGGCATTTGCATGATTTGGCCAGTCTGGATGCTGACGAGCTTAGGGAAGACCGTTACCGGAAATTCCGTAAGATCGGGGAGTTCGCGGAATCGAAGGCGGCCGAAGAAGTCTTTACCGAAGAACCGGCGCTCAGTCCGGAGTAACAGCATTTTCTTTACCCAAGAGGCCCGACAAGAGGCCCGATTTACTAAATAACCTTGCAATCCGTAACCCCGAATCGGCTTCGGGGTTATTTTTTTAAAATATAAGAATGTATAAGCTGAGCGCTTATCATTTTGTCTTATATTTCTACGAGAAAACGGGTACCCTCCTCCTCCGAGGACGGCGCAGCCGTTTCTTCTTGTTGGGCAGCACCGCCGCTAATTTATATGAAAAGCCGCAGAAACATTGATTTTGCTGTCCGGTTGAAGTAATATTCATAAGGGCGCAGTCAATACTGCATATGACATAGTTCCTATTCATTTGGACAACTTTGTAGTAGATTTTGTAGTTGGAAAAAGTGTAGACAGAGAAACGAAAAAACGGAGGAAAACTAATGCGGAAAAGTAAAATTGTATGTACGATTGGTCCTGCAAGTGAATCGTTGGAGAACCTCAAGAAATTGATTCTGGCCGGAATGAATGTGGCACGCTTGAACTTCTCCCACGGTGACTTTGAAGAGCATGGAGCACGGATTAAGAACATCCGTCTGGCATGTAAGGAACTGAACAAGACAGTTGCCATCCTGCTCGATACGAAAGGACCTGAGATTCGTACAGGCAAGCTGGAAGTGGAACCGATTGAACTGGTGCAGGACGAGTACCTGACCCTGACTACGGAAGAGATTCTTGGCGACAAAAATCGCATTTCCGTCACTTACTCTGACCTTCCAAAAGACGTTCAAGTAGGCTCCACCATTCTGATTGACGACGGCCTTATCGGTCTTACCGTCGTCGACGTTCAAGGCACGGAAATCAAGACCCGTATTGTCAACGGCGGTACGATCAAGAGCAAGAAGGGCGTTAACGTCCCTGGAGTTGCCATTTCCCTGCCGGGTATTACGGAGAAAGACACCAATGATATCATTTTCGGGATCGAACAGGACATCGATTTTATCGCCGCTTCCTTCGTTCGCAAAGCCAGCGATGTTAAGGAAATCCGCGATCTTCTCGCGAAGCATAACGCGAGCCATATCCAAATCATCTCCAAAATTGAAAATCAACAGGGTGTCGATAACCTTGACGAAATTCTGGCAGTGTCCGACGGCCTGATGGTTGCCCGTGGCGACCTTGGCGTGGAAATTCCGGCGGAAGATGTGCCGCTCGCACAGAAACTGATGATTCAAAAATGTAACATTGCAGGCAAACCGGTAATCACCGCTACGCAAATGCTCGATTCCATGCAGCGCAACCCGCGTCCAACCCGCGCAGAAGCGAGTGATGTGGCCAACGCCATTTTCGACGGAACCGACGCTATCATGCTGTCCGGCGAAACGGCTGCAGGTAAATACCCGGTAGAATCGGTACAGACAATGTCCCGTATCGCCGAAAAAGCGGAATCCGCGCTGAATCACCGTGAAATCTTCCTGAAGCAGCAAATTGCTCAAGAAACGACAGTAACGGAAGCAATCAGCCAATCCGTAGCCATCTCGGCGCTGGATCTGAGTGCCAAAGCGATCATTTCCTCCACGGTCAGCGGACATACCGCCCGCGTAGTATCGAAGTACCGTCCGGTATCTCCGATCATCGCGGTAACGACTCAGGAAAGAACAATGCGTCAACTGGCTCTCGTATGGGGCGTAACTCCGGTTAAGGGATCGCCGGCTTCGTCCACCGATGAGCTTCTGGAAACCGCTGTTCAAGGCGGCAAAGATTCCGGTGTTGTCAAAGCAGGCGACCTTGTTGTGATTACTGCAGGTATTCCGCTCGGACATTCCGGTTCTACGAACCTGGTAAAAGTGGAGCAAATTGCCGACTAATTTGCTGATACCCGCATATTGAAGTCTAGCAATATTGCAAGCTATAAGATTTGAAATAAAAAGCAATGGCAGAAAATGCCATTGCTTTTTGCTTGGAAATGATTCAATACCATTTCCACCTATGGGAGTATCCGGATGATGCTCGGCTTCGGTGCTCCCACAGAAAGCTGCCTGCGACAGCTGAAGGACTTAGCGCGCAACTTGAAATCTAAGGCTGAATAAGCTATTTTAAATCAAGGGAAAGGAGGAGATCATGCGTGGAAACCCAAGATTTTTTGCCGGGCCCCTGGCATGCCGCCTCCTTGAGGGTCCGTTACCAGGAGAGCGATCAGATGGGTGTGGTATACCATTCCAATTATTTGAACTGGTTTGAAATCGGGCGGACCGAAATGCTGCGCGAACTCGGCTTTTCCTATCTTGAACTGGAGAACCGGGGCATGCTGCTTCCGGTCACCTCGGCAGAGCTGCAATTCAAACGGTCCGCAAAATATGATGATACAATCGCCGTCTATGCCCGCATGTCGTCGTTTACGCCCCTTCGGCTAACTTTCGAGTATGAGGTGCGGCGGGTATCCGGCCCGGAACTGACCGGCGCCCGCTTGTATGGATCGGATGCCGCTGTTCTGCATAACAATAATGAGGCGTCATTTGCTGAGGGCTTTCAAGCCTCGGCTGCCGGAGAACTGCTGGTTACCGGCTCCACCGGCCATGCCTGGGTAAACCGGGAGCTCAGGCCCGTTCGGCTGGACAGAACACTGCCAGAAGTTTACGGTGCAATCGTAACGGCGCTGCGCAAAGAAAAGAGGACGATATGATTAAAAGAAATTGGCTGTGGGCGGCGTTGTTTATTATTCCCGCTACAGAACTATTCGGCTTTATCCTGGTATCGTCCTGGTTCGGAGCGTCCAAGACGCTGCTGTTGCTGATCTCGACTTCACTCATCGGTTTTCTGATGATGCGTTTTGAGGGCAGCAAGGTACTGCAGGACAGCAGGCAGCAAATGCAAGAGGGCAGGATTCCGGGCCGGACGATGCTGGACGGGTTATGCATCTTTTTCGGGGGACTGCTGCTGATTATACCGGGATTTATCACGGACATTATTGGCTTCACCTTGGTTTTTCCCCTGACCCGGCCTCTGTACCTCGGATTTCTGCTGAAGTGGATTGAGAAAAAAATGAAGAACGGCACGTTTACCTATTATAAGAGATAACCGGCACTTAAACTTTACCCAAAAGAGCGAAGACCGTCTGATCATCATGCGGCTTTCGCTCTTTTTATCGTTTCATATGGCCGCGTTTGTGCACGTACAGATTTAGAGGCGTTATGCCGGCTTAGAGCGGCAGGCAGCTCTTGCGGGGCCGTCTCCTTAGTGCAGTCTGCCATTTAGAATATAGGAATGGAGACTTCGGAAGACACCCGCCCGCCACAAGGCGCCAAGGATCACAAGCGCAACCGGACCGAGAATCAGGCCGGCTGCACCGAGCAGCTTCAGGCCGGCGAACATGCCGATCAGCATGGCAAGCGGGTCGAGACCTGTGCTGCTGGCCACGAGCTTGGGCTCCAGCACCTGACGGGTAATCAAAGTGATGCCATACAACACGGAAAGACCGATGCCAAGCGGCATATCACCTGTCATATAGGAATAGAGAGCCCACGGAATCATTACGATACCGACGCCAAGATAGGGCATCAGATCGACAAGACCGATCATCAGTCCAAGAACGAAGGCCGATTTGACACCCAGAAGAATCAGGCCGGCGATAACAATGACTCCAGTAATCGAGATTAAGACAAGCTGCGCAAGCAGATAACCGAAGAACGCTCTCCGCAGATCGCTGAAGATTTTCGCCGCTGTGCTGCGAAATCCGTCCGGCAGCCAATCTGACAGTATTCGGCTCCGCCGCTCCCATCCTGTGGCGAGAAAAAAGGCAGCTAGAACGACGACAATGAGGACTGTTCCGAGCGATGGGAGGGAAGCGATTATTTTAAGAATCAGATTGAAGATGCCGGTAACGAGATTGGTCGCGGCAACCCCGATCGATTCCGTCGTTTTGCTGATATGGCTGTCGATCGTGGCGTGATAATCCGGATTGCTGTTGTAGAACTGGTTAATTTGGTTAATGATATTTTGAAGGCGGTCGCTGCGGCTCCAGGATTGAAGCAGTTCATGCCACTGCGGCGCGTGAAGATTGAAGGATTGGGCAAGAACGGCCAGTTCTTTCACCAGCCGGGTAACAAGCGCGGTAAGCACAAGCCCAGCGGAGCCGATATAAAGCGCAAGCGAGAGGATGACCGCAAGCCATGACGGCAGCCGAAGCCGCTTTAGGCCTTCT includes these proteins:
- a CDS encoding YtpI family protein — translated: MDRDRAGQAALIFGKRMGRLLKPCYNILRNRFTAVFQAAASRAADEECKEAHMILFIKYLLFLLLTLSVLGAAYYSAASRRAESSEERGLKRAVMNILLGSMLVLLALMSMFLFHGSTVSIIVEAVFLLLGAFNIFSGLRSYGYYSGAGKSRPQR
- a CDS encoding YtrH family sporulation protein translates to MNVFLSKAVLDFFIAFGIVLGGAMLGGIGAVVSIQPPTQTMLDVADRIKIWALAAAVGGTIDPMRVIESNMLDGNLSPAIKQILYLVFAFLGAHMGSELVKWVCGRG
- a CDS encoding DNA polymerase III subunit alpha, with product MSPFVHLHVHSEYSLLDGAARIADLVRRAGEHGMKSLALTDHGVMYGVIPFYKACKENGIKPIIGCEAYLTAGSRRERGSRKDQPIYHLILLARNEEGYRNLMRLVSIGQLEGYHYKPRIDMEALAAHAEGLICLSSCLGGEVPQHLLHGRDGEAKKAALRYKEIFGEYFYLELQDHGMPEQKRVNPKLIALAEETGIPLVVTNDVHYLSREDSEVQDVLICIGTGKTVDDEERLRIGTDQLYLKSGEEMAALFPHVPEAIANTAVIADQCNLELEFGKHILPAYSPLPEGLDAAAYLRRLCEAGLQERYKDTPRWESEEGRKLAEERLAYELGVIETMGFSDYFLIVWDFIAFCHRQDIATGPGRGSSAGSLTAYCLRITDVDPLKYNLLFERFLNPERITMPDIDIDFSDERRDEVISYVADKYGEEHVAQIITFGTLAARAAVRDVGRALNLPYGEVDKAAKLIPGTLGISIARALESSPDLKALYQGNPKTRDLLDMAMKVEGMPRHASTHAAGVVISRGPLTDAVPLQEGNEGAALTQYSMEHLESIGLLKMDFLGLRTLSIIERCMNWIGQMTGSAPDFREIPDDDEATYAMLGHGETTGVFQLESAGIRRVLKDLKPTVFEDIISVLALYRPGPMEFIPKYIQGKHGLAEVEYPHPDLIPILSDTYGIIVYQEQIMQIASGMAGFSLGEADLLRRAVSKKKRETLDRERGHFVRGSLKHGYGEADANAVYDMIVRFADYGFPRAHAAAYGVLAFQTAYLKAHYPVQFMASMLTAVTGVHRKVAEYVLECRRMGIGVLPPDVNDSGVLFTPVDGGSGAGGHIRFGLAAIKNVGTLAVESILEARKERPFDSLLDFCRRVDLRVCNKRVVESLIQAGAFDGLPGHRAQLLAMLDETVDAAAKWRKEREELQIQLFDDLVEMPNWDIRYPDIPKFTAGQQLELERELLGLYLSGHPLDDFAELLEEPGISRLMDLGEAPDESVTVTAGMVVSVKEIMTKAGKAMAFVEWEDQIERCEVVLFPEVWKRSRALVAKGALLALRAKVQQQDEGFKLLADEVAQLSPETLRGLLQRRAAMAARPQGHGRAAPAGPGAAAAPAVAHGLAAGRSRSAGPQGGPQAPARAARPAAAQPADRPAGQRAYIKITAASEAGGLLPQLKELLQRHPGAVPTLLFYEREQKLIALSDSFRIKPSPELFGLVESVLGPGTIRIK
- a CDS encoding phosphatidylglycerophosphatase A family protein; translation: MSYELAVDLLERRGVSIDSIAEIVYKLQSSYYPNLSGDECIASVKAVLGKREVQYTLMTGITLDELAEKKQLPQPFQAIMEADESLYGADETLALGITGVYGMIGLTGFGYLDKIKLGVIGVLNERKDGIHVFLDDLVAGIAAAASARIAHRHEGAKVYPARVNPAEIEP
- the accD gene encoding acetyl-CoA carboxylase, carboxyltransferase subunit beta: MFKDLFQKKRKYATVPSQRLEQANIPAEGERPKREIPEGLMSKCPKCGSIQYSKELEKNLKVCTACGHHMRLNAPERIAITLDPGSFIEFDAGMVSVDPLQFPGYSTKLEQQKLKSGQLDAVITGQGSIGGHPVIVAVMNFEFFTGSMGSVVGEKITRAVEEATERRLPMIIFSTSGGARMQESILSLMQMAKTSAALARFGESGGLYISVITDPTTGGVSASFATLGDINIAEPGAVFGFAGRIVIEQTIRQKLPDDFQTAEFNLQHGQLDLVVHRKEMRSMLSKILELHDVKGGF
- a CDS encoding acetyl-CoA carboxylase carboxyltransferase subunit alpha, with protein sequence MAGDLPFEKPLVDMRKKITELKQFGHEKDIDFSDEIARLEERYKVLEEEIYSNITPSQKMHLARHHGRPTSLDLIGLIFTDFIELHGDRLFGDDLAVVGGIAKLEGIPVTVIGQQRGKDTKDNIARFFGSAHPEGFRKALRLMQQADKFRRPIITFIDTKGAYPGNTAEERGQSEAIARNLREMSGLGVPVVCVVIGEGGSGGALAMAVGNRVLMLEHAIYSVISPNGAASILWKDAAKADQAAEAMKITADDLLAMEVIEEMIPEPKGGAHRDYGTTAASIKDALIRHLHDLASLDADELREDRYRKFRKIGEFAESKAAEEVFTEEPALSPE
- the pyk gene encoding pyruvate kinase, with the translated sequence MRKSKIVCTIGPASESLENLKKLILAGMNVARLNFSHGDFEEHGARIKNIRLACKELNKTVAILLDTKGPEIRTGKLEVEPIELVQDEYLTLTTEEILGDKNRISVTYSDLPKDVQVGSTILIDDGLIGLTVVDVQGTEIKTRIVNGGTIKSKKGVNVPGVAISLPGITEKDTNDIIFGIEQDIDFIAASFVRKASDVKEIRDLLAKHNASHIQIISKIENQQGVDNLDEILAVSDGLMVARGDLGVEIPAEDVPLAQKLMIQKCNIAGKPVITATQMLDSMQRNPRPTRAEASDVANAIFDGTDAIMLSGETAAGKYPVESVQTMSRIAEKAESALNHREIFLKQQIAQETTVTEAISQSVAISALDLSAKAIISSTVSGHTARVVSKYRPVSPIIAVTTQERTMRQLALVWGVTPVKGSPASSTDELLETAVQGGKDSGVVKAGDLVVITAGIPLGHSGSTNLVKVEQIAD
- a CDS encoding acyl-CoA thioesterase — its product is METQDFLPGPWHAASLRVRYQESDQMGVVYHSNYLNWFEIGRTEMLRELGFSYLELENRGMLLPVTSAELQFKRSAKYDDTIAVYARMSSFTPLRLTFEYEVRRVSGPELTGARLYGSDAAVLHNNNEASFAEGFQASAAGELLVTGSTGHAWVNRELRPVRLDRTLPEVYGAIVTALRKEKRTI
- a CDS encoding FxsA family protein — protein: MIKRNWLWAALFIIPATELFGFILVSSWFGASKTLLLLISTSLIGFLMMRFEGSKVLQDSRQQMQEGRIPGRTMLDGLCIFFGGLLLIIPGFITDIIGFTLVFPLTRPLYLGFLLKWIEKKMKNGTFTYYKR